The following coding sequences are from one Prochlorococcus marinus CUG1438 window:
- a CDS encoding bifunctional riboflavin kinase/FAD synthetase — MISLISPSEIKNPTSIAIGSFDGLHAGHRKLIKSVVEENQYTPTIASFWPHPREVLYKETRLRLDLPGEKLPILEDLGIKQLVMIPFNKELSELSAERFIRDILINQLQAKSISVGANFKFGFRRSGDINTIKETIKDMDIKLKITPILEDKEGRISSSRIRDLLQKSDLKNSFKILNRPYSFKGKVVQGKGIGKNIGWPTANLEIDGRKFLPGEGVYAAWTTIENSNQKIESVMNLGSQPTINPLLPSAVEVHLIDKDINLYGLNLSVEPIEKLRSQIQFENIDQLSNQIKKDRENALRIFKTDKK; from the coding sequence TTGATCTCTTTAATATCGCCATCTGAAATTAAGAATCCTACTTCAATAGCTATTGGAAGTTTTGATGGGCTACATGCTGGCCACAGAAAATTAATAAAAAGTGTTGTTGAAGAAAATCAATATACTCCCACGATTGCTAGCTTCTGGCCTCATCCCAGAGAAGTTCTTTATAAAGAAACACGCCTTAGACTTGATCTCCCTGGTGAAAAACTACCTATTCTTGAAGATCTAGGAATTAAACAATTAGTTATGATTCCTTTTAATAAGGAACTATCCGAATTAAGTGCAGAAAGGTTCATAAGAGATATCTTAATAAATCAATTACAAGCAAAAAGCATTTCTGTAGGTGCTAATTTTAAATTTGGGTTTAGAAGAAGCGGAGATATAAATACTATTAAAGAAACGATTAAAGATATGGATATAAAGCTAAAAATTACTCCGATTTTAGAAGACAAAGAAGGTAGAATCAGTAGCAGCAGAATAAGAGATTTATTACAGAAAAGTGATCTTAAGAATTCGTTCAAAATTCTTAATAGGCCTTATAGTTTTAAAGGAAAGGTTGTTCAGGGTAAAGGTATTGGGAAAAATATAGGGTGGCCCACAGCTAATCTTGAAATAGATGGCAGAAAATTTTTACCTGGAGAAGGTGTCTACGCGGCTTGGACAACTATAGAAAATTCCAATCAAAAGATTGAATCTGTTATGAATCTTGGCTCTCAACCAACAATAAATCCTTTACTTCCATCTGCAGTTGAAGTCCATCTTATAGATAAAGATATTAATCTATATGGTTTAAATTTATCTGTTGAACCAATTGAAAAACTGAGATCTCAAATCCAATTCGAGAATATAGATCAACTCTCTAATCAAATTAAAAAAGATAGAGAAAATGCCCTAAGAATTTTTAAAACTGACAAAAAATAA
- a CDS encoding DUF3611 family protein gives MSDKIDFQSLSFGMRRIGWIRFWIQSILGVVVAAVLLFSNVVNNSEGQLGLTPGLSLTTISLILLLFSLWQGWLIVRTGRAIASNARPSRGQTSKLIKRGLVVDLLGILFGLIGYQALMGALFIQASSQTTGQLITATSDIPITGLEILSVLSNTQVIAAHFLGLCFSLWLLRRIYK, from the coding sequence ATGTCTGACAAAATTGATTTTCAGTCGCTTTCATTTGGAATGCGGCGCATTGGATGGATACGCTTTTGGATTCAATCTATTTTAGGTGTTGTTGTCGCTGCTGTTTTGCTTTTTTCAAATGTTGTAAATAATAGCGAAGGACAGCTTGGCTTAACTCCTGGTCTATCACTTACAACAATATCCCTAATTTTACTACTTTTTAGTCTTTGGCAAGGTTGGTTAATAGTTAGAACTGGTAGGGCAATTGCAAGCAACGCAAGACCCTCCAGAGGGCAAACAAGCAAATTAATTAAAAGAGGTTTGGTTGTTGATTTATTAGGAATTTTGTTTGGATTAATTGGATATCAAGCACTCATGGGTGCCCTATTCATACAAGCATCCTCTCAAACAACGGGACAATTAATAACAGCGACTTCTGATATCCCAATAACCGGGCTTGAGATTTTATCTGTACTAAGTAATACACAAGTTATTGCTGCCCACTTCTTGGGACTTTGCTTCTCGTTATGGCTTTTAAGAAGGATTTACAAATGA
- the surE gene encoding 5'/3'-nucleotidase SurE encodes MKPLNILISNDDGVFAEGIRALAKSAQKRGNKVTVVCPNQERSATGHGLTLQSPLRVERADELFGEGIKAWGCSGTPADCVKLALSELLDSKPDLLLSGINHGPNLGTDIFCSGTVAAAMEGTLENVPSMAISVASFKWKNFEFAGEIAMNIAEQALEDSWPSSLLLNLNIPPCEKNKIKELSWTRLSIRKYKNQFSKRADPRGDDYYWLAGEVVLDLKSKGYGPRNWPSDVSQIQENKISLTPVEPDLFWRGGLELLPKINNSFVNPS; translated from the coding sequence ATGAAACCTTTAAACATATTAATTAGTAATGATGATGGTGTTTTTGCAGAGGGGATAAGAGCATTAGCAAAATCTGCACAAAAAAGAGGAAATAAGGTAACAGTAGTATGTCCTAACCAAGAAAGATCAGCTACAGGTCATGGACTTACTTTGCAATCTCCCTTAAGAGTTGAAAGAGCGGACGAATTATTTGGAGAAGGGATAAAAGCTTGGGGATGTTCAGGAACGCCTGCTGATTGCGTTAAATTAGCGCTATCTGAACTTCTAGATAGCAAACCTGATCTGCTTCTATCTGGAATAAATCATGGACCAAATTTAGGGACAGATATTTTTTGTTCAGGCACTGTCGCTGCAGCAATGGAGGGTACTTTAGAAAATGTTCCCTCAATGGCAATAAGTGTTGCAAGTTTTAAATGGAAGAATTTTGAATTTGCTGGAGAAATTGCAATGAATATTGCAGAACAAGCACTTGAAGATAGTTGGCCATCTTCACTACTATTAAACCTGAATATCCCTCCCTGTGAGAAAAACAAAATAAAAGAGTTATCTTGGACAAGATTATCAATCAGAAAATATAAAAATCAATTCTCTAAAAGAGCCGATCCAAGAGGTGACGATTATTATTGGTTAGCTGGGGAGGTGGTTTTAGACCTCAAATCAAAAGGTTATGGTCCAAGAAATTGGCCTAGTGACGTATCTCAAATACAAGAAAATAAAATATCTCTTACACCCGTTGAGCCAGATTTATTTTGGAGAGGAGGTCTAGAGTTATTGCCTAAAATAAACAATTCATTTGTAAATCCTTCTTAA
- the pheS gene encoding phenylalanine--tRNA ligase subunit alpha encodes MSQIESLSQIEEKLNNLSQTAKNNIDDANTQEELDQLRVSLLGKKGDLSIILKIMGQLSPTDRPIVGQKANSIKTSLQNLITKRKNQLNIEALDQQIKNEKIDVTIPSIGTLPGSKHPLISTQDEIIDIFCGLGYAVESGPEIETDFYNFESLNIPKNHPARDMQDTFYLDENRLLRTHTSPVQIRYLENHQPPVRIIAPGRVYRRDAVDSTHSPIFNQVEVLCIDQDINFSHLRGTILTFLKTFFGDIPVRFRASYFPFTEPSAEVDVQWKGKWLEVMGCGMVDPKVLEKLGIDPEKWTGFAAGLGVERFCMVRHQIDDIRKFYTNDLRFLEQFK; translated from the coding sequence GTGAGTCAAATTGAATCATTAAGTCAAATTGAGGAAAAACTAAATAATCTTTCTCAAACAGCAAAAAATAATATAGATGATGCTAATACTCAAGAAGAACTTGATCAATTGAGAGTCTCACTTCTGGGAAAAAAAGGAGATTTATCCATTATCCTCAAAATAATGGGTCAACTATCTCCTACTGATAGACCAATTGTTGGTCAGAAGGCAAATTCAATTAAGACAAGCTTGCAAAATCTAATAACCAAAAGAAAAAATCAATTAAATATTGAAGCCTTAGATCAGCAGATTAAAAATGAAAAAATTGATGTAACAATCCCTTCAATTGGTACACTGCCTGGAAGTAAACATCCTTTAATTTCAACCCAAGATGAGATAATAGATATTTTTTGCGGTTTAGGTTATGCAGTTGAGAGCGGGCCCGAAATAGAGACTGATTTTTATAATTTTGAGTCCCTAAACATACCCAAAAATCATCCTGCGAGAGATATGCAGGATACTTTTTACTTAGATGAAAATCGACTCTTAAGGACCCATACTTCTCCTGTTCAAATAAGGTACTTAGAAAATCATCAGCCCCCAGTAAGAATTATCGCCCCTGGGAGAGTGTATAGAAGAGATGCTGTAGATTCTACTCACTCTCCCATATTTAATCAGGTTGAGGTTTTATGTATTGATCAAGACATTAACTTTAGTCATTTGAGAGGAACAATACTTACTTTCTTGAAGACGTTTTTTGGTGATATACCTGTAAGGTTTAGAGCTAGTTACTTTCCATTTACTGAGCCTTCAGCGGAAGTTGACGTGCAATGGAAAGGCAAATGGCTAGAAGTAATGGGTTGCGGAATGGTAGATCCCAAGGTCTTAGAAAAATTGGGAATAGATCCTGAGAAATGGACTGGATTTGCAGCAGGATTAGGAGTTGAGAGATTTTGTATGGTAAGACACCAGATTGATGATATTAGAAAATTTTATACAAATGATCTTAGATTTTTAGAGCAGTTCAAATAG
- a CDS encoding NAD(+) kinase — MVRKAGLIVNDGKDLAVQTATSVQKKLEKSNFEVVRVSSSGGMVGFANPDQHVRPLGYANCVPEGFDSSIEFAIVLGGDGTVLSAARQTAPANIPILTINTGHLGFLAEAYLSNLDEAIDKIINGNWDIEERTCFIISVMRNDQRRWESLCLNEMALHREPLTSMCHFEISIGRHAPVDISADGVILSTPTGSTAYSLSAGGPVITPDCPVVQLTPIAPHSLASRALVFNDSEPVTVFPATPERLVMVVDGNAGCYIWPEDRVLIRKSKHSVKFIRLEDHEFFQVLRNKLGWGLPHVAKPNK; from the coding sequence TTGGTACGTAAAGCAGGACTAATCGTTAATGACGGAAAAGATTTAGCTGTTCAAACTGCAACTTCTGTTCAAAAAAAATTGGAAAAATCCAATTTTGAAGTTGTAAGAGTAAGTAGCTCTGGAGGTATGGTTGGGTTTGCTAATCCTGATCAACACGTCCGGCCATTGGGATATGCAAATTGTGTCCCAGAAGGTTTTGATTCGTCAATAGAATTTGCTATTGTCCTTGGTGGAGATGGTACTGTCTTATCTGCTGCTAGACAAACAGCTCCTGCAAATATTCCTATCCTCACCATCAATACAGGACATTTAGGTTTTCTTGCTGAAGCTTATTTATCTAACTTAGATGAAGCAATTGATAAAATTATAAATGGAAATTGGGATATTGAGGAAAGAACTTGTTTTATAATTAGTGTAATGAGAAATGATCAGAGAAGATGGGAGTCTCTCTGTCTCAATGAGATGGCACTTCATAGGGAACCCCTTACAAGTATGTGTCATTTTGAGATTTCTATTGGTAGACATGCTCCTGTTGATATTTCAGCTGATGGGGTAATTTTATCTACTCCAACTGGCTCAACTGCATATTCTCTGAGTGCAGGAGGACCTGTCATAACCCCTGATTGTCCAGTTGTGCAACTCACTCCAATTGCGCCACATTCTCTAGCATCGAGAGCATTGGTCTTTAATGATTCAGAGCCAGTGACTGTTTTCCCAGCAACTCCAGAAAGATTAGTAATGGTTGTTGATGGAAATGCTGGTTGTTATATCTGGCCTGAAGATAGAGTTTTGATTAGAAAAAGTAAACACTCAGTAAAGTTTATTAGACTCGAAGATCATGAATTCTTCCAAGTTTTAAGGAATAAATTAGGTTGGGGATTGCCTCATGTGGCAAAACCTAATAAATAA